In Arthrobacter sp. QXT-31, one genomic interval encodes:
- a CDS encoding mandelate racemase/muconate lactonizing enzyme family protein, whose translation MKITEIAVYAHDLPVRNGPYRMSHGEIFSLDTTLVRITTDVGLVGWGEACPVGPVYEQHHAAGNRAALAEVAQGLIGQDPSNIVLLHRRMDQLLNGHRYAKAAIDIAAHDVTGKHYGVRVADLLGGVETERIPSYYALAVDDPDVVADRAAEKVAEGYPRLQLKVGGRPVELDIETIRKVWERVGNRGIGLSADANRGLIVRDALRLSRECPDIPFIMEQPCNTLEEVLALRERVNHAIYLDEITTDLVKTVGAVAKSQCDGFGLKVTRIGGLHPASVIRDVCEAYTTPHTSDDSWGGDIIAAACAHLGATVRPELNEGTWAAQPYIEGSYDPRGGIKVDGGHIRLPEGPGLGIEPDETLFGEPVAVFA comes from the coding sequence ATGAAAATCACTGAGATCGCGGTCTACGCCCACGACCTTCCGGTGCGAAATGGCCCGTACCGCATGTCACACGGCGAGATCTTCTCCCTCGATACCACTTTGGTACGGATAACAACCGACGTCGGACTCGTCGGCTGGGGCGAGGCCTGCCCGGTAGGACCGGTCTACGAGCAGCACCACGCGGCAGGCAACCGCGCCGCTCTAGCCGAGGTGGCACAAGGACTGATCGGCCAGGATCCCTCCAACATCGTGCTGCTCCACCGCCGTATGGACCAACTTCTCAACGGGCACCGCTACGCGAAAGCAGCGATCGACATCGCAGCGCACGACGTTACCGGCAAACACTACGGCGTCCGCGTTGCCGACCTGCTCGGAGGCGTGGAAACCGAACGAATCCCCTCCTACTACGCGCTGGCCGTCGACGACCCCGACGTCGTTGCGGACCGCGCAGCCGAAAAGGTAGCCGAGGGATACCCGCGGCTGCAGCTCAAAGTCGGCGGACGTCCGGTTGAACTTGATATCGAGACGATCCGCAAGGTGTGGGAACGGGTGGGAAACCGGGGCATTGGCCTCTCAGCTGACGCAAACCGCGGCCTCATAGTGCGTGACGCCCTGCGGCTCAGCCGGGAATGCCCCGACATCCCGTTCATCATGGAACAGCCCTGCAACACCCTCGAGGAAGTGCTTGCCCTGCGTGAACGCGTGAACCACGCGATCTACCTCGACGAAATCACCACTGACCTCGTAAAAACCGTAGGCGCCGTGGCGAAGAGCCAGTGTGATGGATTTGGTTTGAAAGTTACCAGGATTGGCGGCCTGCACCCCGCCTCGGTCATCCGGGACGTGTGCGAGGCGTACACCACGCCGCACACCTCCGACGACTCCTGGGGCGGGGACATCATCGCCGCAGCCTGCGCGCACCTTGGAGCCACGGTGCGACCGGAGCTCAACGAAGGCACCTGGGCCGCCCAGCCCTACATCGAAGGCAGCTATGACCCTCGGGGCGGAATAAAAGTCGACGGCGGACACATACGTCTGCCCGAAGGTCCCGGACTCGGGATCGAGCCGGACGAAACCCTCTTCGGCGAACCCGTAGCAGTATTCGCCTGA
- a CDS encoding 2-hydroxyacid dehydrogenase: MQTVRTVSFPDSQLLADLSPLPEGLKGVVWDLKSDPDGGTLGEIDGVILPYINAGAVLGSLAKVENLKYVQTQSTGYDGVIEAAGPAAGVASASGVHAAATAELAVGLILAKLRGIDQAVRDQQHGLWRPERRQSLADRRVLLLGVGGIGHEIARRLEPFEVTVTRVGSSARTDEHGEVHASSELTALAATHDILVSVLPLNEQTNQLIGEEVLASLPDGALVVNVGRGPVVDTDALTKEVLSGRLNCALDVVDPEPLPQDHALWSAPNALITPHVGGNASAFEPRILKLLREQLEALAAGQAPANLVQRGPF, translated from the coding sequence ATGCAAACAGTCCGCACCGTCAGCTTCCCCGACTCCCAGCTGCTCGCTGATCTCTCGCCCCTTCCCGAAGGGCTCAAGGGAGTGGTGTGGGACCTGAAATCGGATCCCGACGGCGGGACGCTGGGCGAGATCGACGGCGTCATCCTCCCGTACATCAACGCCGGTGCGGTTCTGGGATCCCTCGCCAAGGTTGAAAACCTGAAGTACGTCCAGACACAGTCCACCGGATACGACGGCGTGATTGAGGCTGCCGGTCCGGCGGCCGGCGTCGCCAGTGCCTCCGGCGTGCACGCTGCGGCGACGGCGGAACTGGCCGTGGGCCTGATCCTGGCCAAACTGCGCGGCATCGACCAGGCCGTCCGCGACCAGCAGCACGGCCTGTGGCGGCCGGAGCGCCGCCAGTCCCTGGCCGACCGGCGCGTGCTGCTGCTGGGCGTGGGCGGGATCGGGCACGAGATCGCCCGCCGGCTGGAGCCCTTCGAGGTCACCGTTACCCGGGTGGGCAGTTCCGCCCGTACTGACGAGCACGGCGAGGTCCATGCGTCCAGCGAGCTGACTGCACTGGCCGCCACGCACGACATCCTCGTCTCGGTGCTGCCGCTGAACGAGCAGACGAACCAGCTGATCGGTGAAGAGGTCCTCGCGTCCCTGCCGGACGGCGCGCTGGTGGTGAACGTGGGCCGCGGCCCGGTGGTGGACACGGACGCCCTGACCAAGGAAGTACTGTCCGGCCGCCTGAACTGCGCGCTCGACGTCGTCGATCCCGAACCGCTGCCGCAAGACCACGCGCTGTGGTCCGCGCCCAACGCCCTGATCACGCCGCACGTGGGCGGCAACGCGTCAGCCTTCGAGCCGCGGATCCTGAAGCTCCTCCGGGAGCAGCTCGAAGCTCTGGCCGCAGGCCAGGCCCCGGCCAACCTCGTACAGCGCGGCCCCTTCTAG
- a CDS encoding SDR family oxidoreductase yields MPFSDYSTALVTGASTGMGAAIAERLAKRGLTVHAVARNEERLNDLADKTGAIPHVVDLTDTAALTAAVGNLEVDVLVNCAGVSRPGNILDSSESDIDELVDVNLRGLLQLTRLVLPGMVERDRGHVINISSIAGLYNFYGHTVYHATKAAVHQISRQLRNDTVGKRIRVTEICPGRVETEIFGRNMGGTPEAMEEAWKTYYEGYESLTTDDIVNAMDYAIETPRHVNVGMLELMPTFQVPGGLTFDRRQA; encoded by the coding sequence ATGCCGTTTTCCGACTACTCAACCGCACTCGTCACCGGCGCCTCAACAGGTATGGGTGCCGCGATCGCCGAGCGCCTCGCCAAGCGGGGACTCACCGTCCACGCCGTGGCCCGCAACGAGGAGCGACTGAACGACCTGGCCGACAAGACCGGCGCCATTCCCCACGTCGTCGACCTGACTGACACCGCAGCCCTGACGGCCGCCGTCGGGAACCTGGAGGTCGACGTGCTGGTGAACTGCGCCGGTGTGTCCCGCCCGGGCAACATCCTGGACTCCTCGGAGAGCGACATCGACGAACTCGTGGACGTCAACCTCCGCGGCCTGCTCCAGCTGACCCGGCTGGTCCTGCCCGGCATGGTGGAACGCGACCGCGGCCACGTCATCAACATCAGCTCCATCGCCGGCCTGTACAACTTCTACGGGCACACCGTGTACCACGCCACCAAGGCAGCCGTGCACCAGATCTCGCGGCAGCTGCGCAACGACACCGTCGGCAAGCGCATCCGCGTCACCGAGATCTGCCCCGGACGCGTGGAAACCGAGATCTTCGGCCGCAACATGGGCGGTACGCCCGAGGCCATGGAAGAGGCGTGGAAGACGTACTACGAAGGCTACGAGTCCCTGACCACGGACGATATCGTCAACGCCATGGACTACGCCATCGAAACGCCCCGCCACGTGAACGTGGGCATGCTGGAACTCATGCCCACATTCCAGGTTCCCGGCGGGCTCACGTTCGACCGGCGCCAAGCTTAA
- a CDS encoding 5-oxoprolinase subunit B family protein, with protein sequence MAATPNPTPVEIFESGDSALRVVASSADTEANWSTVHSLAQWLETAEADGVHGAVPTYDSLLVEFDPGVTSARQVRAFVLLGLRQLEHTGAPARTPREFSVPVVYGGEYGPDLERVAEHEQLSVEEVIALHTAKSYVIRCLGAPAGSPMMDGPDFPLPVPRLKDPRLSVPAGAVSVAGRQAVIAPAAAPGGWCVIGQTPLTVLDAASEPLVPYLPGDRLTFRQIQPEEFAEYAGRKLEAAR encoded by the coding sequence ATGGCTGCGACCCCAAATCCAACTCCGGTGGAGATCTTCGAGTCGGGGGATTCCGCCCTTCGCGTCGTCGCCTCCTCCGCTGACACGGAGGCCAACTGGAGCACTGTCCATTCCCTTGCGCAGTGGCTTGAGACAGCAGAGGCCGACGGCGTACACGGCGCAGTGCCCACCTACGACTCGCTGCTCGTGGAATTTGACCCGGGGGTCACCTCGGCGCGCCAGGTCCGGGCCTTTGTCCTCCTCGGCCTGCGCCAGCTCGAGCACACCGGTGCACCGGCCCGCACACCCCGCGAATTCAGCGTCCCCGTGGTTTATGGCGGCGAGTACGGTCCCGACCTGGAACGGGTTGCCGAGCACGAACAGCTTTCCGTGGAGGAAGTCATCGCGCTCCACACGGCCAAGTCCTACGTGATCCGCTGCCTGGGTGCCCCCGCAGGCTCACCTATGATGGACGGACCCGACTTCCCACTACCGGTTCCCCGGCTGAAGGATCCCCGGCTGTCCGTCCCTGCGGGTGCTGTTTCCGTTGCCGGCCGGCAAGCGGTGATCGCCCCGGCGGCGGCGCCCGGCGGCTGGTGCGTCATCGGGCAGACCCCGCTGACCGTCCTTGATGCCGCCAGCGAGCCGCTGGTTCCGTACCTGCCCGGCGACCGCCTGACGTTCCGCCAAATCCAGCCGGAGGAATTCGCGGAATACGCGGGCCGGAAGCTGGAGGCAGCACGATGA
- a CDS encoding gluconokinase, protein MITNLPPLVVMGVSGCGKSTIGALLGERLGVPFFDGDDFHPPANKAKMASGTPLNDEDRAPWLAEIGTALATPGDGAGTRIIACSALKRSYRDLLRSHAPELVFIHLSGAEATIAGRISGRAHEYMPSSLLASQLATLEPLGQDEAHISVDILGDPASLVDGIVRQLELAEQDVLATTAGS, encoded by the coding sequence ATGATCACCAACCTGCCGCCCCTGGTTGTCATGGGCGTCTCCGGCTGCGGCAAGTCGACCATCGGCGCGCTGCTGGGCGAGCGTCTGGGCGTTCCCTTCTTTGACGGTGACGACTTCCATCCGCCGGCCAACAAGGCCAAGATGGCCAGCGGCACGCCGCTGAACGACGAGGACAGGGCACCCTGGCTCGCGGAAATCGGGACCGCGCTGGCAACGCCCGGTGACGGAGCAGGCACGCGCATCATCGCCTGCTCGGCACTCAAGCGGAGCTACCGGGACCTGCTCCGCAGCCACGCACCGGAGCTCGTGTTCATCCACCTTTCCGGCGCGGAAGCCACCATTGCAGGCCGGATCAGCGGCAGGGCGCACGAGTATATGCCCAGCAGCCTCCTTGCCTCGCAGCTTGCAACGCTGGAGCCGCTGGGCCAGGATGAAGCCCACATTTCCGTGGATATCCTCGGCGACCCGGCGTCGCTGGTGGACGGCATTGTCCGTCAACTGGAACTGGCCGAACAGGATGTACTGGCCACTACGGCCGGCAGCTAG
- a CDS encoding DUF3100 domain-containing protein, with protein sequence MSTSTTPARTDRAGARLTLPIAALAFVIALAVQLIGQAKIDVGIGAIVIFPMVWGLILGLLVSVQKFKPLGLDLQRVAAALVGVAVLLLVARLAFNIGPSLPTLLKAGPALLLQEVGHLLGTIALALPLAVLLRMGKATVGATFSLDREPSFAMVSEKYGPDSDQYRGVLAMYVFGTLFGAVYITLLTSLISNWKIFDPLALAMGAGVGSGSMMAASSASIIAAYPGDQEAILGMAAISNLITTILGVYVGIYLALPLADRFYRALTRKQTREEAAVTAGAPSQHTGAELADTDAAAEAQAEENRRFRERVAESSAAMHLPLWLSLSVLTVLGIGTASIAAKGFSLTIVAGYAIMLALVLVSIALAKLTKKISAIVYITTIGAYISSPWFFAAGALNGPIKAVDFLSIATVMLTLAGLSLGKDIPLLRNIGWKIIPVGLVAITASFLLSTVIAEFALGLWH encoded by the coding sequence ATGAGCACCAGCACCACACCCGCGCGGACAGACCGGGCTGGTGCCCGGCTGACGCTTCCCATCGCCGCGCTGGCCTTTGTCATTGCCCTGGCGGTCCAGCTGATCGGCCAGGCCAAGATCGACGTCGGCATCGGCGCGATCGTCATCTTCCCCATGGTCTGGGGTCTTATCCTCGGCCTGCTGGTCTCGGTCCAGAAGTTCAAGCCCCTGGGACTGGACCTGCAGCGCGTGGCCGCCGCCCTGGTCGGTGTGGCTGTGCTGCTCCTGGTGGCGCGGCTGGCCTTCAACATCGGCCCCAGCCTGCCCACCCTGCTCAAGGCCGGTCCTGCACTGCTGCTGCAGGAGGTCGGGCACCTGCTGGGCACCATCGCGCTGGCACTGCCGCTCGCCGTCCTGCTCCGCATGGGCAAGGCCACCGTGGGGGCAACGTTCTCCCTTGACCGGGAGCCGTCCTTCGCCATGGTCTCCGAAAAGTACGGCCCCGACTCCGACCAGTACCGCGGCGTCCTGGCCATGTACGTGTTCGGAACCCTGTTCGGCGCCGTGTACATCACGCTGCTGACCTCCCTCATCTCCAACTGGAAGATCTTCGACCCCCTGGCCCTGGCCATGGGCGCAGGCGTGGGGTCCGGATCCATGATGGCGGCCTCCTCGGCCAGCATCATCGCCGCCTACCCCGGCGACCAGGAGGCCATCCTCGGCATGGCCGCCATCTCCAACCTGATCACCACCATCCTGGGCGTCTACGTCGGCATCTACCTTGCCCTGCCGCTGGCGGACCGTTTCTACCGGGCGCTGACCCGCAAGCAGACCCGGGAGGAGGCAGCGGTCACGGCCGGCGCCCCGTCGCAGCACACCGGCGCCGAGCTCGCCGATACCGACGCTGCAGCGGAGGCCCAGGCCGAAGAGAACCGCCGGTTCCGCGAACGGGTTGCCGAATCCTCGGCCGCCATGCACCTGCCGCTGTGGCTCTCGCTCTCGGTCCTCACGGTCCTGGGCATCGGCACGGCCTCGATCGCGGCCAAGGGATTCAGCCTGACCATCGTTGCCGGGTACGCCATCATGCTCGCGCTGGTGCTGGTCAGCATTGCCCTGGCCAAGCTCACCAAGAAGATCTCGGCGATCGTCTACATCACCACCATCGGCGCCTACATCTCCAGCCCCTGGTTCTTCGCAGCCGGGGCGCTGAACGGGCCCATCAAGGCGGTGGACTTCCTGTCGATCGCCACGGTCATGCTGACGCTCGCCGGCCTGTCCCTGGGCAAGGACATCCCGCTCCTGAGAAACATCGGCTGGAAGATCATCCCGGTGGGCCTCGTCGCCATCACCGCATCGTTCCTGCTGTCCACGGTGATTGCGGAGTTTGCCCTAGGGCTTTGGCACTGA
- a CDS encoding MFS transporter, which yields MSSPTRAAVPQHDRLDARQTRKVVTAGCVGIFVELYDNGIFAFMAGTLALVFLAPGNPDNALLFVFAGYAVSFFVRPLGAVVCGILGDKIGRQKLLVFVILLISVATAGIGLLPAYSAIGIAAPVLLVLLRMMQGFSVGGEAAGAMTFLAEHAPEGKRGIITSYAQIASFAALLTGTLVAYSMSPWLTQAAIDGGGFGSFAWRIPFLVAIPMGVIGWYIRKAISDTPNFQKLKEEGGLSKNPLKEAFASAEHRRAMLLALFIPLMNGSGYYVLFSYMPTFLKGKQLNFTIGEALLVTACSLVVICIAIPFMGALSDRVGRKKVIAGAAIAMAILGIPAYALIATGNMALAILGACIMAVVFAGHTAVIHILIVELFPTRVRYSAYGLGYNISSALFGGTAPLLMTWLISSTGNIYMPAFYAVITALGTLAAVSTVKDRAHLPLRDA from the coding sequence ATGTCTTCACCAACGCGTGCGGCCGTTCCGCAGCATGACCGCCTCGATGCGAGGCAGACCCGCAAGGTAGTGACCGCCGGCTGTGTCGGCATCTTCGTGGAGCTTTACGACAACGGCATTTTTGCCTTCATGGCCGGAACCCTGGCCCTCGTGTTCCTGGCGCCCGGCAACCCGGACAACGCCCTGCTGTTCGTCTTCGCCGGCTACGCCGTGTCCTTCTTCGTCCGCCCGCTCGGCGCAGTCGTCTGCGGCATCCTGGGGGACAAGATCGGACGGCAAAAACTACTGGTCTTTGTCATCCTGCTGATCAGCGTGGCGACGGCGGGCATCGGCCTGCTGCCTGCCTACTCGGCCATCGGTATCGCAGCACCGGTGCTGCTGGTGCTGCTCCGCATGATGCAGGGCTTCTCTGTGGGCGGCGAGGCCGCCGGCGCCATGACCTTCCTCGCCGAGCACGCCCCTGAAGGCAAGCGCGGCATCATCACCTCCTACGCCCAGATCGCCTCCTTCGCTGCCCTGCTCACCGGCACCCTCGTTGCCTACTCCATGTCCCCGTGGCTCACCCAGGCAGCCATCGATGGCGGCGGCTTCGGTTCCTTCGCATGGCGCATTCCGTTCCTGGTAGCCATCCCGATGGGCGTCATCGGCTGGTACATCCGCAAGGCCATCAGCGACACCCCCAACTTCCAGAAGCTCAAGGAAGAGGGCGGCCTGTCCAAGAACCCGCTGAAGGAAGCCTTCGCTTCCGCCGAACACCGCCGCGCCATGCTGCTGGCACTGTTCATCCCGCTCATGAACGGCTCCGGCTACTACGTCCTGTTCTCCTACATGCCGACGTTCCTCAAGGGCAAGCAGCTCAACTTCACCATCGGCGAGGCCCTGCTGGTCACCGCCTGCAGCCTGGTGGTCATCTGCATCGCCATCCCGTTCATGGGTGCCCTCTCCGACCGCGTCGGGCGCAAGAAGGTCATCGCCGGCGCCGCCATCGCCATGGCCATCCTCGGTATTCCCGCCTACGCCCTGATCGCCACCGGCAACATGGCCCTGGCCATCCTGGGTGCCTGCATCATGGCCGTCGTCTTCGCCGGACACACCGCGGTGATCCACATCCTGATCGTGGAACTGTTCCCCACCCGGGTCCGCTACTCGGCCTACGGCCTGGGCTACAACATCTCCTCGGCACTCTTCGGCGGAACTGCCCCGCTGCTGATGACCTGGCTGATCTCCTCCACCGGCAATATCTACATGCCCGCCTTCTACGCCGTCATCACGGCGCTGGGCACGCTGGCGGCCGTCAGCACCGTCAAGGACCGGGCGCACCTGCCGCTGCGCGACGCCTAA
- a CDS encoding biotin-dependent carboxyltransferase family protein — protein sequence MSGSLIIQQPGNSVVTDLGRFRGPRFGLPVNGALDQFSARAANILAANADNAPLLEITALDFRMRATSDLLIAVTGAPLTLTVDGRECQQWEPVSVRAGETVAVRRITGGLRAYLAVHGSVEAPALLGSCAPDTVIGFGLRLSEGMELKTSRSVGPIRQPYFDLPLFRLGLTRPEFSSRAVIDVTDGPDVDEFGDTAELLYNTEYTVSARSNHIGLRLGGALPERQTSAEVLSRGVPVGAIEVPSREELLVLHRGRGVTAGYPVLAVVTSRSLDTLAQARPGHTITFRKTTVPEATAKHRAALRELENLRSRVSTVFALLGIGKEPGWPELAPAAGS from the coding sequence ATGAGCGGGTCACTGATCATCCAGCAGCCCGGAAACTCGGTGGTCACGGACCTGGGCCGCTTCCGCGGACCCCGGTTCGGACTTCCCGTCAACGGGGCCCTCGACCAGTTCTCGGCGAGGGCGGCCAACATCCTCGCCGCCAATGCGGACAACGCCCCGCTGCTGGAAATTACCGCCCTCGACTTCCGTATGCGTGCCACCAGCGACCTGCTCATCGCGGTCACGGGCGCACCATTGACTCTGACCGTTGACGGGCGCGAATGCCAGCAGTGGGAGCCGGTGTCTGTCCGTGCCGGGGAGACGGTTGCGGTGCGCCGCATCACCGGCGGCCTTCGCGCCTACCTCGCCGTCCACGGCTCGGTGGAGGCGCCGGCCCTGCTGGGAAGCTGCGCCCCTGATACGGTCATCGGCTTCGGCCTCCGGCTCTCCGAAGGCATGGAACTGAAGACGTCCAGGAGCGTCGGGCCCATCCGGCAGCCATACTTTGACCTTCCGCTGTTCAGGCTTGGGCTGACCCGGCCCGAGTTCAGCAGCAGGGCGGTCATTGACGTCACGGACGGTCCGGACGTCGACGAATTCGGTGACACAGCAGAGCTGCTGTACAACACCGAATACACCGTCAGCGCCCGGAGCAACCACATCGGGCTGCGCCTCGGCGGTGCCCTTCCCGAACGCCAGACGTCAGCAGAAGTGCTGTCCCGCGGCGTTCCGGTGGGAGCCATCGAGGTTCCGTCCAGGGAAGAACTGCTGGTGCTGCACCGCGGACGCGGCGTCACGGCCGGCTATCCCGTCCTGGCAGTGGTTACCAGCCGTTCCCTGGACACCCTTGCCCAGGCCCGGCCGGGACACACCATCACCTTCCGCAAGACCACCGTCCCCGAAGCCACAGCAAAGCATCGGGCGGCTTTACGGGAACTGGAGAACCTCCGTTCCCGAGTCAGCACAGTCTTCGCCCTCCTTGGCATCGGCAAAGAGCCCGGCTGGCCGGAACTCGCACCGGCAGCCGGCAGCTAA
- a CDS encoding LysR substrate-binding domain-containing protein, which translates to MDTRKLAYFVQIVDSGSITKAAAALHVAQPALSQQVSALENELKQRLLIRSKQGVQPTAAGHTLYRHAQSILRLVAQARTDVAKSGAAPSGRVSIAIAPYSMASSLTPQIISEVARRYPDIVLHATEIYGGVLSEAIKNGRLDMALIYEPGPIRGVLFTTMIVEDLHLVVNAARTDIDATNGEVTLEEVARLGLFLPEKIHTLRQAVEAGFDSKGLKLQLVGEVESVPSIARLLRADLGATIMPKSAADALFHEEDFNVLRIVDPALQCKIALCTPDHDPLSEAASAVLLVLKEMLQEMLNDKYGR; encoded by the coding sequence GTGGATACCCGGAAGCTTGCGTACTTCGTACAGATCGTGGACTCGGGGAGCATCACCAAGGCGGCGGCCGCGCTGCACGTGGCCCAGCCGGCCCTGAGCCAGCAGGTTTCGGCGCTGGAGAACGAGCTCAAGCAGCGGCTGCTGATCCGCAGCAAGCAGGGCGTTCAGCCCACCGCCGCCGGGCACACGCTGTACCGCCACGCCCAGTCCATCCTTCGGCTTGTCGCGCAGGCCCGGACAGACGTTGCCAAGTCGGGGGCCGCGCCGTCGGGCCGTGTGTCGATTGCCATTGCGCCTTACAGCATGGCGTCCAGCCTGACCCCGCAGATCATCAGCGAAGTCGCCAGGCGGTACCCGGACATCGTCCTGCACGCCACCGAGATCTATGGCGGCGTCCTGAGCGAAGCGATCAAGAACGGCCGGCTGGACATGGCCCTCATCTATGAGCCGGGGCCCATCCGCGGGGTCCTTTTCACCACGATGATCGTCGAGGACCTGCACCTGGTGGTCAACGCCGCCCGTACGGATATAGACGCCACGAACGGTGAGGTCACGCTGGAGGAGGTGGCCCGGCTGGGGCTCTTCCTTCCCGAAAAGATCCACACGCTCCGTCAGGCCGTGGAGGCGGGTTTCGACAGCAAGGGACTGAAGCTCCAGCTCGTGGGCGAGGTGGAGTCGGTGCCGTCCATCGCCAGGCTCCTGCGCGCCGACCTCGGTGCCACCATCATGCCCAAATCGGCCGCCGACGCCCTGTTCCACGAGGAGGACTTTAATGTCCTGCGGATCGTGGATCCCGCACTGCAGTGCAAGATCGCCCTGTGCACGCCCGACCACGATCCCCTCTCGGAGGCCGCCTCGGCCGTGCTCCTGGTGCTGAAGGAAATGCTGCAGGAAATGCTCAACGATAAGTACGGCCGATAG
- a CDS encoding LamB/YcsF family protein encodes MGPTVDLVADLGEGFGAYSMGDDAALLEVVSSANIACGFHAGDPDIMHATVAECVRRGVSIGAHPSFPDLRGFGRRAMDLTADEVRNDVLYQFGALSAFAAYHGTSVAHIAPHGRLGNLVATRADYAAAVADAAARLNPGLIVLAQDGELASAAAERQLPVGIVGIADRAYEADGTLVPRSHPGAVIHDPAAIVERTVRMVCEGLIETVAGTDLPIVADTVLLHGDTPGAVQLARQVRAELESAGVTIAPLTQVLAAKEKVA; translated from the coding sequence ATGGGACCCACAGTTGATCTCGTAGCAGATCTCGGTGAAGGCTTCGGCGCCTACTCGATGGGCGACGACGCGGCCCTGCTTGAGGTGGTTTCCAGTGCCAACATCGCCTGCGGTTTCCACGCCGGTGACCCGGACATCATGCATGCCACGGTCGCCGAATGCGTCCGCCGCGGAGTCAGCATCGGGGCGCACCCCAGCTTCCCTGACCTGCGGGGCTTTGGCCGGCGCGCCATGGACCTGACGGCGGACGAGGTCCGCAACGACGTCCTGTACCAGTTCGGCGCGCTGAGCGCCTTCGCCGCCTACCACGGCACCAGCGTCGCCCACATCGCACCGCACGGCCGCCTGGGCAACCTGGTCGCCACCCGGGCCGACTATGCAGCAGCCGTGGCCGACGCCGCCGCCCGACTGAATCCCGGCCTCATTGTCCTGGCGCAGGACGGAGAACTGGCCTCCGCTGCCGCTGAACGGCAGCTTCCCGTGGGCATCGTCGGCATTGCCGACCGCGCCTATGAAGCCGACGGAACCCTCGTGCCCCGCAGCCACCCGGGCGCCGTGATCCACGATCCGGCCGCAATCGTGGAGCGCACCGTGCGGATGGTCTGCGAGGGGCTCATTGAAACCGTCGCCGGCACGGACCTGCCGATTGTTGCCGATACCGTCCTCCTGCACGGCGACACCCCCGGCGCGGTGCAGCTGGCCCGCCAGGTCCGCGCCGAACTGGAGAGCGCCGGCGTGACCATCGCCCCGCTGACCCAGGTGCTGGCCGCCAAAGAAAAGGTCGCCTGA
- a CDS encoding SDR family oxidoreductase: MTSLFDLTGRVALVTGSSRGIGNALARGLADAGATVVLNGVDPERLKAAEALMAADYAPGRVHSVAFDVTDDAAAQAGVAWVEEHVGPLEVLVNNAGIQHRVPMLELDVADWERVLSTDLTSAFLVGRAAARHMVARGHGKIINICSVQTDLARPTIAPYVAAKGGLRNLTRAMTAEWAGSGLQINAIAPGYIHTEMTQNLVDDEQFNAWILGRTPAARWGTVQDLAGPAVWLASSGSDFVNGQTIFIDGGMTVVV; encoded by the coding sequence ATGACTTCACTTTTTGATTTGACCGGGCGGGTTGCTTTGGTGACGGGTTCGAGCCGGGGGATTGGTAACGCCCTGGCGCGGGGGTTGGCTGACGCGGGCGCGACGGTGGTGTTGAACGGGGTGGATCCGGAGCGGTTGAAGGCTGCGGAGGCATTGATGGCTGCGGATTATGCGCCGGGGCGGGTGCACAGTGTGGCGTTTGATGTCACGGACGACGCCGCAGCCCAGGCGGGGGTGGCGTGGGTCGAGGAGCACGTGGGCCCGTTGGAGGTCCTGGTGAACAATGCCGGGATCCAGCACCGGGTGCCGATGCTGGAGCTGGACGTGGCGGACTGGGAGCGGGTGCTGTCGACGGACCTGACCAGCGCGTTCCTGGTGGGCCGGGCCGCGGCCCGGCACATGGTGGCCCGGGGGCACGGGAAGATCATCAATATCTGTTCGGTGCAGACGGACCTGGCCCGGCCCACGATCGCCCCGTATGTGGCGGCGAAGGGCGGGCTGCGGAACCTGACCCGGGCGATGACCGCGGAGTGGGCCGGTTCCGGGCTGCAGATCAACGCGATCGCGCCGGGGTATATCCATACGGAGATGACGCAGAACCTGGTGGACGATGAGCAGTTCAACGCCTGGATTCTGGGCCGGACTCCGGCTGCGCGGTGGGGCACGGTGCAGGACCTGGCCGGCCCGGCGGTGTGGCTGGCCTCGTCCGGGTCTGATTTCGTGAACGGGCAGACGATCTTTATCGACGGCGGAATGACGGTGGTGGTCTGA